A single Vulpes vulpes isolate BD-2025 chromosome 16, VulVul3, whole genome shotgun sequence DNA region contains:
- the HDAC10 gene encoding polyamine deacetylase HDAC10 isoform X3, whose product MRTALVYHEDMTAARLLWEDPECEIERPERLTAALRRLQQGGLEQRCLQLAPREASEAELGLVHSPEYVSLLRGTQALDTQELRALSGQYDAVYFHPSTFHCARLAVGATLQLVDAVLMGAVHNGLALVRPPGHHSQRAAANGFCVFNNVAIAARHAQQKHGLQRILIVDWDVHHGQGIQYIFEDDPSVLYFSWHRYEHGRFWPYLRESDADAVGQGKGRGFTVNLPWNQVGMGNADYLAAFLHVLLPVAFEFDPELVLVSAGFDSAIGDPEGQMQATPECFGHLTQLLQVLAGGRVCAVLEGGYHLESLSQSVCMVVRALLGDPAPPLSGPMEPHRSALESIQSVRTAQAPHWTSLRQQDGRTSPVSPGGPTFKAVEAQASAVLSSLLGQLHLHPTPPVRTAVTLTAPDAALGLPPAVLHQEGSAPQEETRAWARLHEALAQDTAFTALGKVLHLLKGILDGQVSSGVAMTPAAAATLDVALRCSLSHRAQRVLCVAVGQLDWPPDLANDGRTLWLDIRGKEAAALSPFHVSMPLPGTTGAFLSCVLALVLPLAYGFRPDLVLMALGPAQGLQEPQAALLAALLRGPAGGRVLVLVEQEPTSQLAGILARVLHGDAPPSLGPFSTAPPEDTQALLYLRRQLEAQWKMLQVAAPS is encoded by the exons ATGAGGACCGCGCTCGTGTACCATGAGGACATGACAGCCGCGCGGCTGCTCTGGGAAGA CCCCGAGTGTGAGATCGAGCGACCCGAGCGCCTGACCGCAGCCCTGCGGCGCCTGCAGCAGGGGGGCCTGGAGCAGAGGTGCCTCCAGCTGGCCCCCCGAGAGGCCTCCGAGGCGGAGCTGGGCCTGGTCCACAG TCCAGAGTACGTGTCCCTGTTGCGAGGAACCCAGGCCTTGGACACCCAGGAGCTGCGGGCGCTGTCGGGACAGTACGATGCAGTCTACTTCCACCCG AGCACCTTCCACTGCGCCCGGCTGGCCGTGGGGGCCACACTGCAGCTGGTGGACGCGGTGCTGATGGGAGCCGTGCACAACGGGCTTGCCCTGGTCAG ACCTCCTGGGCACCACAGCCAGAGGGCCGCTGCCAACGGATTCTGTGTGTTCAACAACGTAGCCATCGCAGCCAGGCACGCGCAGCAGAAACACGGCCTGCAGAG GATTCTCATTGTCGACTGGGATGTCCACCACGGTCAGGGCATCCAGTATATCTTTGAGGACGACCCCAG CGTTCTTTACTTCTCCTGGCACCGCTATGAGCATGGCCGGTTCTGGCCCTACCTCCGGGAGTCAGATGCGGACGCCGTTGGGCAGGGGAAGGGCCGTGGCTTCACCGTCAACCTGCCCTGGAACCAG GTCGGGATGGGAAATGCTGACTACCTGGCCGCCTTCCTGCACGTGCTGCTCCCTGTGGCCTTTGAG TTTGATCCTGAGCTGGTCCTCGTCTCTGCAGGATTTGACTCCGCGATTGGCGACCCTGAG GGGCAGATGCAGGCCACACCAGAGTGCTTCGGCCACCTCACGCAGCTGCTGCAGGTGCTGGCTGGAGGCCGGGTCTGTGCCGTGCTGGAG GGTGGCTACCACCTGGAGTCCCTGTCCCAGTCCGTGTGCATGGTGGTGAGGGCGCTGCTGGGTGACCCTGCCCCGCCCCTGTCGGGGCCCATGGAGCCTCATCGCAG tgCCCTGGAGTCCATCCAGAGCGTCCGGACAGCCCAGGCCCCTCACTGGACCAGCCTCCGGCAGCAAG ACGGGAGGACCTCACCTGTGTCGCCCGGGGGACCCACGTTCAAGGCAGTGGAGGCCCAGGCCTCGGCTGTGCTGAGTTCCCTCCTGGGCCAGCTGCAcctccaccccacaccccctGTCCGCACGGCTGTTACCCTGACCGCGCCAgatgctgccctgggcctgccccCTGCTGTCCTCCATCAGGAGGGGTCAGCCCCCCAGGAGGAGACACGGGCCTGGGCCAG GCTCCATGAGGCCCTGGCCCAGGACACAGCTTTCACTGCCCTTGGAAAGGTCTTGCACCTGTTGAAGGGGATCCTGGATGGgcag GTGAGCAGTGGTGTTGCAATGACCCCTGCTGCAGCCGCCACGCTGGATGTGGCCCTTCGGTGTAGCTTGTCGCACAGAGCCCAGAG GGtgctgtgtgtggctgtgggACAGCTGGACTGGCCCCCAGACCTTGCCAATGACGG GAGGACTCTGTGGCTGGATATCAGAGGCAAAGAAGCCGCTGCCCTGTCCCCGTTCCACGTCTCCATGCCGCTGCCAGGG ACAACAGGAGCATTCCTGAGCTGCGTCCTGGCCCTCGTGCTGCCCCTGGCCTACGGCTTCCGGCCTGACCTGGTGCTGATGGCACTGGGaccagcccagggcctgcaggAACCCCAAGCTGCGCTCTTGGCTGCACTCCTGCGGGGTCCAGCAGGGGGCCGAGTCCTGGTCCTGGTGGAGCAG GAACCCACATCCCAGCTTGCAGGCATCCTGGCCCGGGTGTTGCATGGAGACGCACCCCCCAGCCTGGGTCCCTTCTCCACCGCCCCCCCAGAGGACACGCAGGCCCTGCTGTACTTGAGAAGGCAGCTGGAAGCACAGTGGAAGATGCTGCAGGTGGCCG CTCCTTCTTGA
- the HDAC10 gene encoding polyamine deacetylase HDAC10 isoform X6 has protein sequence MRTALVYHEDMTAARLLWEDPECEIERPERLTAALRRLQQGGLEQRCLQLAPREASEAELGLVHSPEYVSLLRGTQALDTQELRALSGQYDAVYFHPSTFHCARLAVGATLQLVDAVLMGAVHNGLALVRPPGHHSQRAAANGFCVFNNVAIAARHAQQKHGLQRILIVDWDVHHGQGIQYIFEDDPSVLYFSWHRYEHGRFWPYLRESDADAVGQGKGRGFTVNLPWNQVGMGNADYLAAFLHVLLPVAFEFDPELVLVSAGFDSAIGDPEGQMQATPECFGHLTQLLQVLAGGRVCAVLEGGYHLESLSQSVCMVVRALLGDPAPPLSGPMEPHRSALESIQSVRTAQAPHWTSLRQQGSAPTPRPGTCSADGRTSPVSPGGPTFKAVEAQASAVLSSLLGQLHLHPTPPVRTAVTLTAPDAALGLPPAVLHQEGSAPQEETRAWARLHEALAQDTAFTALGKVLHLLKGILDGQVSSGVAMTPAAAATLDVALRCSLSHRAQRVLCVAVGQLDWPPDLANDGRTLWLDIRGKEAAALSPFHVSMPLPGTTGAFLSCVLALVLPLAYGFRPDLVLMALGPAQGLQEPQAALLAALLRGPAGGRVLVLVEQRTRRPCCT, from the exons ATGAGGACCGCGCTCGTGTACCATGAGGACATGACAGCCGCGCGGCTGCTCTGGGAAGA CCCCGAGTGTGAGATCGAGCGACCCGAGCGCCTGACCGCAGCCCTGCGGCGCCTGCAGCAGGGGGGCCTGGAGCAGAGGTGCCTCCAGCTGGCCCCCCGAGAGGCCTCCGAGGCGGAGCTGGGCCTGGTCCACAG TCCAGAGTACGTGTCCCTGTTGCGAGGAACCCAGGCCTTGGACACCCAGGAGCTGCGGGCGCTGTCGGGACAGTACGATGCAGTCTACTTCCACCCG AGCACCTTCCACTGCGCCCGGCTGGCCGTGGGGGCCACACTGCAGCTGGTGGACGCGGTGCTGATGGGAGCCGTGCACAACGGGCTTGCCCTGGTCAG ACCTCCTGGGCACCACAGCCAGAGGGCCGCTGCCAACGGATTCTGTGTGTTCAACAACGTAGCCATCGCAGCCAGGCACGCGCAGCAGAAACACGGCCTGCAGAG GATTCTCATTGTCGACTGGGATGTCCACCACGGTCAGGGCATCCAGTATATCTTTGAGGACGACCCCAG CGTTCTTTACTTCTCCTGGCACCGCTATGAGCATGGCCGGTTCTGGCCCTACCTCCGGGAGTCAGATGCGGACGCCGTTGGGCAGGGGAAGGGCCGTGGCTTCACCGTCAACCTGCCCTGGAACCAG GTCGGGATGGGAAATGCTGACTACCTGGCCGCCTTCCTGCACGTGCTGCTCCCTGTGGCCTTTGAG TTTGATCCTGAGCTGGTCCTCGTCTCTGCAGGATTTGACTCCGCGATTGGCGACCCTGAG GGGCAGATGCAGGCCACACCAGAGTGCTTCGGCCACCTCACGCAGCTGCTGCAGGTGCTGGCTGGAGGCCGGGTCTGTGCCGTGCTGGAG GGTGGCTACCACCTGGAGTCCCTGTCCCAGTCCGTGTGCATGGTGGTGAGGGCGCTGCTGGGTGACCCTGCCCCGCCCCTGTCGGGGCCCATGGAGCCTCATCGCAG tgCCCTGGAGTCCATCCAGAGCGTCCGGACAGCCCAGGCCCCTCACTGGACCAGCCTCCGGCAGCAAG GGTCAGCCCCCACACCAAGGCCCGGCACCTGCTCCGCAGACGGGAGGACCTCACCTGTGTCGCCCGGGGGACCCACGTTCAAGGCAGTGGAGGCCCAGGCCTCGGCTGTGCTGAGTTCCCTCCTGGGCCAGCTGCAcctccaccccacaccccctGTCCGCACGGCTGTTACCCTGACCGCGCCAgatgctgccctgggcctgccccCTGCTGTCCTCCATCAGGAGGGGTCAGCCCCCCAGGAGGAGACACGGGCCTGGGCCAG GCTCCATGAGGCCCTGGCCCAGGACACAGCTTTCACTGCCCTTGGAAAGGTCTTGCACCTGTTGAAGGGGATCCTGGATGGgcag GTGAGCAGTGGTGTTGCAATGACCCCTGCTGCAGCCGCCACGCTGGATGTGGCCCTTCGGTGTAGCTTGTCGCACAGAGCCCAGAG GGtgctgtgtgtggctgtgggACAGCTGGACTGGCCCCCAGACCTTGCCAATGACGG GAGGACTCTGTGGCTGGATATCAGAGGCAAAGAAGCCGCTGCCCTGTCCCCGTTCCACGTCTCCATGCCGCTGCCAGGG ACAACAGGAGCATTCCTGAGCTGCGTCCTGGCCCTCGTGCTGCCCCTGGCCTACGGCTTCCGGCCTGACCTGGTGCTGATGGCACTGGGaccagcccagggcctgcaggAACCCCAAGCTGCGCTCTTGGCTGCACTCCTGCGGGGTCCAGCAGGGGGCCGAGTCCTGGTCCTGGTGGAGCAG AGGACACGCAGGCCCTGCTGTACTTGA
- the HDAC10 gene encoding polyamine deacetylase HDAC10 isoform X8, with translation MRTALVYHEDMTAARLLWEDPECEIERPERLTAALRRLQQGGLEQRCLQLAPREASEAELGLVHSPEYVSLLRGTQALDTQELRALSGQYDAVYFHPSTFHCARLAVGATLQLVDAVLMGAVHNGLALVRPPGHHSQRAAANGFCVFNNVAIAARHAQQKHGLQRILIVDWDVHHGQGIQYIFEDDPSVLYFSWHRYEHGRFWPYLRESDADAVGQGKGRGFTVNLPWNQVGMGNADYLAAFLHVLLPVAFEFDPELVLVSAGFDSAIGDPEGQMQATPECFGHLTQLLQGGYHLESLSQSVCMVVRALLGDPAPPLSGPMEPHRSALESIQSVRTAQAPHWTSLRQQGSAPTPRPGTCSADGRTSPVSPGGPTFKAVEAQASAVLSSLLGQLHLHPTPPVRTAVTLTAPDAALGLPPAVLHQEGSAPQEETRAWARLHEALAQDTAFTALGKVLHLLKGILDGQVSSGVAMTPAAAATLDVALRCSLSHRAQRVLCVAVGQLDWPPDLANDGRTLWLDIRGKEAAALSPFHVSMPLPGTTGAFLSCVLALVLPLAYGFRPDLVLMALGPAQGLQEPQAALLAALLRGPAGGRVLVLVEQRTRRPCCT, from the exons ATGAGGACCGCGCTCGTGTACCATGAGGACATGACAGCCGCGCGGCTGCTCTGGGAAGA CCCCGAGTGTGAGATCGAGCGACCCGAGCGCCTGACCGCAGCCCTGCGGCGCCTGCAGCAGGGGGGCCTGGAGCAGAGGTGCCTCCAGCTGGCCCCCCGAGAGGCCTCCGAGGCGGAGCTGGGCCTGGTCCACAG TCCAGAGTACGTGTCCCTGTTGCGAGGAACCCAGGCCTTGGACACCCAGGAGCTGCGGGCGCTGTCGGGACAGTACGATGCAGTCTACTTCCACCCG AGCACCTTCCACTGCGCCCGGCTGGCCGTGGGGGCCACACTGCAGCTGGTGGACGCGGTGCTGATGGGAGCCGTGCACAACGGGCTTGCCCTGGTCAG ACCTCCTGGGCACCACAGCCAGAGGGCCGCTGCCAACGGATTCTGTGTGTTCAACAACGTAGCCATCGCAGCCAGGCACGCGCAGCAGAAACACGGCCTGCAGAG GATTCTCATTGTCGACTGGGATGTCCACCACGGTCAGGGCATCCAGTATATCTTTGAGGACGACCCCAG CGTTCTTTACTTCTCCTGGCACCGCTATGAGCATGGCCGGTTCTGGCCCTACCTCCGGGAGTCAGATGCGGACGCCGTTGGGCAGGGGAAGGGCCGTGGCTTCACCGTCAACCTGCCCTGGAACCAG GTCGGGATGGGAAATGCTGACTACCTGGCCGCCTTCCTGCACGTGCTGCTCCCTGTGGCCTTTGAG TTTGATCCTGAGCTGGTCCTCGTCTCTGCAGGATTTGACTCCGCGATTGGCGACCCTGAG GGGCAGATGCAGGCCACACCAGAGTGCTTCGGCCACCTCACGCAGCTGCTGCAG GGTGGCTACCACCTGGAGTCCCTGTCCCAGTCCGTGTGCATGGTGGTGAGGGCGCTGCTGGGTGACCCTGCCCCGCCCCTGTCGGGGCCCATGGAGCCTCATCGCAG tgCCCTGGAGTCCATCCAGAGCGTCCGGACAGCCCAGGCCCCTCACTGGACCAGCCTCCGGCAGCAAG GGTCAGCCCCCACACCAAGGCCCGGCACCTGCTCCGCAGACGGGAGGACCTCACCTGTGTCGCCCGGGGGACCCACGTTCAAGGCAGTGGAGGCCCAGGCCTCGGCTGTGCTGAGTTCCCTCCTGGGCCAGCTGCAcctccaccccacaccccctGTCCGCACGGCTGTTACCCTGACCGCGCCAgatgctgccctgggcctgccccCTGCTGTCCTCCATCAGGAGGGGTCAGCCCCCCAGGAGGAGACACGGGCCTGGGCCAG GCTCCATGAGGCCCTGGCCCAGGACACAGCTTTCACTGCCCTTGGAAAGGTCTTGCACCTGTTGAAGGGGATCCTGGATGGgcag GTGAGCAGTGGTGTTGCAATGACCCCTGCTGCAGCCGCCACGCTGGATGTGGCCCTTCGGTGTAGCTTGTCGCACAGAGCCCAGAG GGtgctgtgtgtggctgtgggACAGCTGGACTGGCCCCCAGACCTTGCCAATGACGG GAGGACTCTGTGGCTGGATATCAGAGGCAAAGAAGCCGCTGCCCTGTCCCCGTTCCACGTCTCCATGCCGCTGCCAGGG ACAACAGGAGCATTCCTGAGCTGCGTCCTGGCCCTCGTGCTGCCCCTGGCCTACGGCTTCCGGCCTGACCTGGTGCTGATGGCACTGGGaccagcccagggcctgcaggAACCCCAAGCTGCGCTCTTGGCTGCACTCCTGCGGGGTCCAGCAGGGGGCCGAGTCCTGGTCCTGGTGGAGCAG AGGACACGCAGGCCCTGCTGTACTTGA
- the HDAC10 gene encoding polyamine deacetylase HDAC10 isoform X2 — MRTALVYHEDMTAARLLWEDPECEIERPERLTAALRRLQQGGLEQRCLQLAPREASEAELGLVHSPEYVSLLRGTQALDTQELRALSGQYDAVYFHPSTFHCARLAVGATLQLVDAVLMGAVHNGLALVRPPGHHSQRAAANGFCVFNNVAIAARHAQQKHGLQRILIVDWDVHHGQGIQYIFEDDPSVLYFSWHRYEHGRFWPYLRESDADAVGQGKGRGFTVNLPWNQVGMGNADYLAAFLHVLLPVAFEFDPELVLVSAGFDSAIGDPEGQMQATPECFGHLTQLLQGGYHLESLSQSVCMVVRALLGDPAPPLSGPMEPHRSALESIQSVRTAQAPHWTSLRQQGSAPTPRPGTCSADGRTSPVSPGGPTFKAVEAQASAVLSSLLGQLHLHPTPPVRTAVTLTAPDAALGLPPAVLHQEGSAPQEETRAWARLHEALAQDTAFTALGKVLHLLKGILDGQVSSGVAMTPAAAATLDVALRCSLSHRAQRVLCVAVGQLDWPPDLANDGRTLWLDIRGKEAAALSPFHVSMPLPGTTGAFLSCVLALVLPLAYGFRPDLVLMALGPAQGLQEPQAALLAALLRGPAGGRVLVLVEQEPTSQLAGILARVLHGDAPPSLGPFSTAPPEDTQALLYLRRQLEAQWKMLQVAAPS; from the exons ATGAGGACCGCGCTCGTGTACCATGAGGACATGACAGCCGCGCGGCTGCTCTGGGAAGA CCCCGAGTGTGAGATCGAGCGACCCGAGCGCCTGACCGCAGCCCTGCGGCGCCTGCAGCAGGGGGGCCTGGAGCAGAGGTGCCTCCAGCTGGCCCCCCGAGAGGCCTCCGAGGCGGAGCTGGGCCTGGTCCACAG TCCAGAGTACGTGTCCCTGTTGCGAGGAACCCAGGCCTTGGACACCCAGGAGCTGCGGGCGCTGTCGGGACAGTACGATGCAGTCTACTTCCACCCG AGCACCTTCCACTGCGCCCGGCTGGCCGTGGGGGCCACACTGCAGCTGGTGGACGCGGTGCTGATGGGAGCCGTGCACAACGGGCTTGCCCTGGTCAG ACCTCCTGGGCACCACAGCCAGAGGGCCGCTGCCAACGGATTCTGTGTGTTCAACAACGTAGCCATCGCAGCCAGGCACGCGCAGCAGAAACACGGCCTGCAGAG GATTCTCATTGTCGACTGGGATGTCCACCACGGTCAGGGCATCCAGTATATCTTTGAGGACGACCCCAG CGTTCTTTACTTCTCCTGGCACCGCTATGAGCATGGCCGGTTCTGGCCCTACCTCCGGGAGTCAGATGCGGACGCCGTTGGGCAGGGGAAGGGCCGTGGCTTCACCGTCAACCTGCCCTGGAACCAG GTCGGGATGGGAAATGCTGACTACCTGGCCGCCTTCCTGCACGTGCTGCTCCCTGTGGCCTTTGAG TTTGATCCTGAGCTGGTCCTCGTCTCTGCAGGATTTGACTCCGCGATTGGCGACCCTGAG GGGCAGATGCAGGCCACACCAGAGTGCTTCGGCCACCTCACGCAGCTGCTGCAG GGTGGCTACCACCTGGAGTCCCTGTCCCAGTCCGTGTGCATGGTGGTGAGGGCGCTGCTGGGTGACCCTGCCCCGCCCCTGTCGGGGCCCATGGAGCCTCATCGCAG tgCCCTGGAGTCCATCCAGAGCGTCCGGACAGCCCAGGCCCCTCACTGGACCAGCCTCCGGCAGCAAG GGTCAGCCCCCACACCAAGGCCCGGCACCTGCTCCGCAGACGGGAGGACCTCACCTGTGTCGCCCGGGGGACCCACGTTCAAGGCAGTGGAGGCCCAGGCCTCGGCTGTGCTGAGTTCCCTCCTGGGCCAGCTGCAcctccaccccacaccccctGTCCGCACGGCTGTTACCCTGACCGCGCCAgatgctgccctgggcctgccccCTGCTGTCCTCCATCAGGAGGGGTCAGCCCCCCAGGAGGAGACACGGGCCTGGGCCAG GCTCCATGAGGCCCTGGCCCAGGACACAGCTTTCACTGCCCTTGGAAAGGTCTTGCACCTGTTGAAGGGGATCCTGGATGGgcag GTGAGCAGTGGTGTTGCAATGACCCCTGCTGCAGCCGCCACGCTGGATGTGGCCCTTCGGTGTAGCTTGTCGCACAGAGCCCAGAG GGtgctgtgtgtggctgtgggACAGCTGGACTGGCCCCCAGACCTTGCCAATGACGG GAGGACTCTGTGGCTGGATATCAGAGGCAAAGAAGCCGCTGCCCTGTCCCCGTTCCACGTCTCCATGCCGCTGCCAGGG ACAACAGGAGCATTCCTGAGCTGCGTCCTGGCCCTCGTGCTGCCCCTGGCCTACGGCTTCCGGCCTGACCTGGTGCTGATGGCACTGGGaccagcccagggcctgcaggAACCCCAAGCTGCGCTCTTGGCTGCACTCCTGCGGGGTCCAGCAGGGGGCCGAGTCCTGGTCCTGGTGGAGCAG GAACCCACATCCCAGCTTGCAGGCATCCTGGCCCGGGTGTTGCATGGAGACGCACCCCCCAGCCTGGGTCCCTTCTCCACCGCCCCCCCAGAGGACACGCAGGCCCTGCTGTACTTGAGAAGGCAGCTGGAAGCACAGTGGAAGATGCTGCAGGTGGCCG CTCCTTCTTGA